Proteins encoded in a region of the Vicia villosa cultivar HV-30 ecotype Madison, WI linkage group LG5, Vvil1.0, whole genome shotgun sequence genome:
- the LOC131601933 gene encoding L-ascorbate peroxidase, cytosolic, which translates to MGKSYPTVSADYQKAIEKAKRKLRGFIAEKKCAPLILRLAWHSAGTFDSKTKTGGPFGTIKHQAELAHGANNGLDIAVRLLEPLKEQFPIVSYADFYQLAGVVAVEVTGGPEVPFHPGREDKPEPPPEGRLPDATKGSDHLRDVFGKAMGLSDQDIVALSGGHTIGAAHKERSGFEGPWTSNPLIFDNSYFTELLTGEKDGLLQLPSDKALLSDSVFRPLVEKYAADEDAFFADYAEAHLKLSELGFAEA; encoded by the exons ATGGGAAAATCTTACCCTACCGTTAGTGCCGATTACCAGAAGGCCATTGAAAAGGCTAAGAGGAAGCTCAGAGGTTTCATCGCTGAGAAGAAATGCGCTCCTCTAATTCTCCGTTTGGC ATGGCACTCTGCTGGTACTTTTGATTCGAAGACAAAGACTGGTGGTCCTTTcggaaccatcaagcaccaagCTGAGCTTGCTCATGGTGCTAACAACGGTCTTGATATCGCTGTTAGGCTTTTGGAGCCTCTTAAGGAGCAATTCCCTATTGTGAGCTATGCTGATTTCTACCAG TTGGCCGGTGTTGTTGCTGTTGAGGTCACTGGTGGACCTGAAGTTCCTTTCCATCCTGGTAGGGAG GACAAGCCTGAGCCACCTCCAGAGGGTCGCTTGCCTGATGCTACCAAGG GTTCTGACCATTTGAGGGATGTGTTTGGAAAAGCTATGGGGCTTAGTGATCAGGACATTGTTGCTCTATCTGGTGGTCACACCATT GGAGCTGCACACAAGGAGCGTTCTGGATTTGAGGGACCATGGACTTCTAATCCTCTCATTTTTGACAACTCATACTTCAC TGAGTTGTTGACTGGTGAGAAGGATGGCCTTCTTCAGTTGCCAAGTGACAAGGCACTTTTGTCTGACTCTGTATTCCGCCCTCTTGTTGAGAAATATGCTGCG